The Neobacillus sp. OS1-2 genome includes a window with the following:
- a CDS encoding helix-turn-helix transcriptional regulator codes for MPISIKLKEILKERELARLAGHRPNTISYLCSDNVDRVYLSTLETICKVLDIDIQELIEVE; via the coding sequence ATGCCTATTTCAATCAAACTAAAGGAAATCCTTAAAGAACGTGAATTGGCACGTTTGGCAGGGCATCGACCAAATACAATAAGCTACCTTTGTTCAGACAATGTGGACAGGGTTTATCTATCGACATTAGAAACGATATGCAAAGTGTTAGACATCGACATTCAGGAGTTAATCGAGGTGGAGTAG
- a CDS encoding RHS repeat-associated core domain-containing protein, translated as MYEEKVENGIVTRKTYKDDENAEMIQSALGVTTVQYNANDLAEKVITPRSEPYQFSYTASESINMIKGPRISVNMDYGLNEKMTAIHAKKKDTPNDLFFENYTYNADEHIETATNPWDGQKAYTYTPEGFLKTVKKGTETLAYSYDTSGNLLKTVNETGKLILDNKYGQGNRITSSIQYDAAAQKYKKVTYSFRPDGSLLQESISKAVDTVEAAATAAVEMEKEYNYASINLLIGITTKTNGKVTEKIEFTYDSENKRTSKKVTTDTSERTEFYYYDANGDLVSISQKSGIDQVENLLNFYRDASGQLLSFEYKGKIYDYVYNQRGDIVAITNELAEIIARYSYDEWGNLLKIDAPTDLGKTVANANPFRYVGKFGVQYDNNTKLYYMGWRDYDAKIGRYLVADEYEGEDTNPISFNRYLYAESDPVNNIDPDGYAPKWLKKVTKGVKKTAKAAYNFAIGDDIKTLTSKNTKWYQKAGAAISIASNFVPGGGVVSKVAKAAIKGTSMAVKAVKATKAVAKAVKVVKAPAKKVASVINIKPKTVPALSIKSTPRIQSTAPARVSSVTPQAKPKVSSSSQPSRGNPITRVNKNNDGERELLLKLDLQQFASKGTGKYQVGAYKDIKGVEGLDAHHVGQKAIMKDFVENYDLNTAPAINVPKVGHTIKGPNGIVSRSTKGIENPRQLLARDIMELRRVYDDIPNSALKELIELNKKMYPEMRK; from the coding sequence ATGTATGAGGAAAAGGTCGAGAACGGCATCGTCACAAGAAAGACCTACAAAGATGATGAAAATGCCGAAATGATTCAATCGGCGTTAGGAGTAACGACCGTTCAGTATAATGCCAATGATTTGGCGGAAAAAGTCATCACGCCAAGATCTGAGCCATACCAGTTCTCGTATACCGCTTCTGAGTCAATCAACATGATAAAGGGTCCGCGTATTTCAGTGAACATGGATTATGGTCTCAACGAAAAAATGACGGCCATCCATGCGAAGAAGAAGGATACACCAAACGACCTCTTCTTTGAGAATTACACGTACAACGCCGATGAGCATATTGAAACAGCGACTAACCCATGGGATGGTCAAAAGGCGTATACCTATACACCGGAAGGCTTCCTGAAGACCGTTAAAAAGGGAACAGAGACACTCGCCTATTCGTACGACACGAGTGGAAATCTCTTAAAAACGGTCAATGAAACAGGTAAACTAATATTAGATAACAAATATGGCCAAGGCAACCGGATTACGTCTTCTATCCAGTACGATGCCGCGGCGCAAAAATATAAAAAGGTTACGTATTCGTTCCGTCCGGATGGTTCCTTGCTTCAAGAATCGATCAGTAAAGCAGTAGATACGGTGGAAGCTGCCGCAACTGCAGCAGTAGAAATGGAAAAAGAATATAACTATGCGTCCATCAACTTGCTTATAGGAATTACAACAAAAACAAACGGAAAAGTGACCGAAAAGATTGAATTCACTTATGATAGTGAAAACAAACGTACTTCGAAGAAGGTAACGACCGACACTAGTGAGCGGACGGAATTCTATTATTATGACGCCAACGGTGACCTGGTCAGCATCTCCCAGAAATCCGGCATTGATCAAGTAGAAAATCTACTGAATTTCTACCGTGACGCCAGCGGTCAGCTCTTAAGCTTTGAATATAAAGGCAAAATTTATGACTATGTCTACAATCAGCGCGGAGACATCGTTGCGATTACGAACGAGCTTGCGGAAATCATCGCCCGCTATTCGTACGATGAATGGGGGAACCTATTAAAAATTGATGCCCCAACGGATTTAGGCAAAACAGTCGCAAACGCCAATCCATTCCGCTATGTTGGAAAATTTGGTGTCCAGTATGACAATAACACCAAGCTCTACTACATGGGCTGGCGGGATTACGATGCCAAAATCGGCCGTTATTTAGTCGCAGATGAATACGAGGGAGAAGATACGAATCCAATCTCTTTCAATCGCTATTTATATGCAGAATCCGATCCCGTCAACAACATCGACCCGGACGGCTATGCGCCAAAATGGCTAAAAAAGGTGACAAAAGGTGTTAAAAAGACCGCCAAAGCAGCTTACAACTTTGCGATTGGCGATGACATCAAGACATTAACCAGCAAAAATACAAAATGGTACCAAAAGGCAGGGGCAGCCATTAGCATCGCCTCGAACTTTGTTCCAGGTGGAGGCGTTGTATCCAAGGTTGCGAAAGCCGCAATCAAGGGAACTTCGATGGCAGTGAAGGCAGTAAAAGCAACCAAGGCGGTTGCCAAAGCGGTCAAGGTTGTCAAGGCACCGGCGAAAAAAGTAGCTTCGGTGATTAATATAAAACCGAAGACCGTGCCAGCCCTGTCTATAAAAAGTACACCTAGAATTCAAAGTACCGCACCAGCTAGGGTTAGTTCGGTTACACCACAGGCGAAACCGAAGGTTTCTAGTTCTAGTCAGCCATCTCGAGGAAATCCAATAACTCGTGTAAATAAGAATAATGATGGTGAGAGGGAACTTTTATTAAAATTAGATTTGCAGCAATTCGCTTCTAAGGGTACGGGTAAATATCAAGTTGGAGCATACAAAGATATTAAGGGAGTAGAAGGGCTTGATGCACATCACGTGGGACAAAAGGCAATAATGAAGGATTTTGTGGAAAATTATGATTTAAACACTGCTCCTGCAATAAATGTTCCGAAGGTCGGTCATACAATAAAAGGCCCTAATGGTATAGTTTCAAGAAGTACCAAAGGAATAGAGAATCCTAGACAGCTATTGGCAAGGGATATAATGGAACTAAGAAGAGTTTATGATGACATACCAAATTCTGCGTTAAAAGAACTTATTGAATTAAACAAAAAAATGTATCCAGAAATGAGGAAATAA
- a CDS encoding Imm26 family immunity protein, with protein sequence MTKRNRVKIGDVFAIPLPNSKYAFGRRYRDASIGIYKHIGVDVDDLPQQEEYHFIVGVYDDVLKSGKWPIVDNRPFKNEEEEWPPPYYIKDPITGKYSIYHKGQDRKSTEQECKGLEVAAVWEAEHIIDRIMGSDKWNKI encoded by the coding sequence ATGACTAAAAGAAATAGGGTAAAAATAGGTGATGTTTTTGCAATCCCTTTACCAAACAGTAAGTATGCATTTGGAAGAAGATATAGGGATGCGTCTATCGGGATATATAAGCATATCGGGGTAGATGTAGATGATTTACCACAACAGGAAGAATACCATTTTATTGTTGGGGTATATGATGATGTTTTGAAGTCTGGGAAATGGCCAATTGTAGATAATCGACCATTTAAAAATGAAGAGGAAGAATGGCCACCCCCTTATTACATTAAAGACCCCATCACTGGGAAATATTCAATTTACCATAAAGGTCAAGACCGTAAATCGACTGAACAAGAGTGTAAGGGATTAGAAGTTGCTGCAGTTTGGGAAGCAGAACATATTATCGATAGGATAATGGGTAGCGATAAGTGGAATAAGATTTAA
- a CDS encoding DNRLRE domain-containing protein, giving the protein MIRKIFVCILAVLLITSSIHFEGLGPFTSNKVAAKKEINIPKTVEKVRELEELREPNTKTFINSDGTYTKEIYTEDIHFEEDGKLENISNTPEQNDEEDKGDFKYKNKDNRFSVKFAKDTEKKNLYKLKMAGETINVQLVNPKSTSAKSSKGIITYENIFENVDFKYSIGNSNVKEDIYLTKKDSARKFQFHIKTSLEPKKENGSINFYNKENHVAWVMIPPFMEDANGKYSEDITMDLKKSKNGYLVTIIPDSTFLDEEDTKYPVRIDPSVNIGGTSATTLDSYVMSMYSTNNYYNTPELRTGYTSSTGTTRTYMDFAQSLPNLAGKLLVKAELKVYKLNDIGSVSPTSLYANRITSPWDSTKVSYRTQPGIDTSVSYGSTSATGSARWLSLDLTSLVNGWMKGTYSNYGVVLRSTSEGSAGSYQKYYASESASGKPYLAITYSDPPGGVNAVPYSYKDGTGYVDLSWSPIEGVTGYKVQLFNGRGYESFNVGNTTSWTTRGKKLWPKRAQIDSGQYGLRTGGDGRELPENPNYLYVKSGGGYNNSTNYWFRVTGYNGYGETDIWGNGVVPVIPDQTKPTAPTAVQVTNDRINAFTIGWQPGTDLDGSGVAKYRVFMGDQPGVANIVSGQETTNLYYTYSGSLTPRKTYYAWVQAIDNSSNISDYSVPAEKMARKEFDAQIESYSIPLESNIDQAGAGENLWFDVRNTGTCSWTNDLNLSLSVTSTAPDGSAPTGFVGYLNPGEVVKPNEVKRFTVNWKPKTALIGSYSLKAVVGKGTDPTYINPPENIVNRSITVKDVKPPTGKITINENAAYTTNNNVTVKVFDVYDNASGDKFVQFANGPEKAAPSDLKFSELMPVPQSTQLFNWALKDQDGTQYVYAKFSDKSGNVSDLFSDSIILDRTLPEIKLTNVVNGEYVSGTKKIAGTITDQDLASYKLEYRNKSDQNAVWNLIAEKNTGVTDTTVAEWDTALLPKGEYELRISATDKAGQTNLVSKSVWIDKLDKKWTGSEGYYPTYPISLLDGTGFVNLYNGSLNMQEVDFSLPTRGFTVALGRTYASNLEEKGLLGKGWYANVEEHLVTSTNYVDYVDPDGTVHRFDRLPDGTFTTPAGTSYVLTLSDTKGYELTERNGSLSTKVFTVNGKLAKLIDTNGNTVVYQYDNNLLTKVTSLTKSYSLKYNPDSTIESATFSTGEKVSYSYSDGYLTDAKLYTKSGKLSSTTHYDYENGKMKDVVSENGLKVEFVFNGNRLMQTKTKRSTRVVDGTKKYPIRTYEAILDTLSYNLTTNKIYATTNSINENKTSKNLANTEYELNSEGNLWKQNIIRTFVENEDPAAANQDQNNILITTDYEKNRVKTATDAQGNKTTFEYDNFGNVVKQLLPAVTTNGSKSTYALENKYNEKGQITHAYNTLGQAKQWKYDAKGNVSQIIDEEGNNQYFDYDSYGNVTKTKSDRGPLYSYMPDYSMENKTLMDWKVQGAASKVTTQAKSGKQSIELAPNGILQTGTIAIKKGRLPVQATLESIAPSGAVTSEVKLQFLKDDTIVKDYTVTNPITTSWNKYRVNGAVPTDATHVRVQVTNKGSANLYVDDLVLEESTLETKYVYDSTGENVKEKVDPYGSKTSYTYNEYGQALTETNALNQTQSIVYDEEQRIKEKKDRVGRINSFVYDDMGNVIKEINSLGQETTYEYNEWGQLVYKKMPAVKLTTYKNETVDQVEEKQAKLYTEYDELGRKVKETDENGYIIAQEFDGYGRVARSIDPMQNQKYFAYDKNGNILHTIDYAAKDSPDGRDKLLIAKGEMFATFDEWNRQVTETDNTGNRNVLTMTNTYDSENHLVHTKDAEGTEFHYTFNALDENIYSKDNSTPTVETWSYYDGLGTPAITISGSTIEFAITDANGNQLETVDHKGTKTKFEYNEVGDKVKQTNPDGTTTEWTYNQEGQILTETQKVEEKDGKETYLVTNYVYNDAAEVTKQTVKSKVYDKETKETSTAVIKDTDLTYDELGRLVRELSNVYQDGDPATPKKSDVRFLYDLNGNLIRKWIYDESSKTVLNQGATTYPFVRSETIYQYDANNRFTYEEKVENGIVTRKTYKDDENAEMIQSALGVTTVQYNANDLAEKVITPRSEPYQFSYTASESINMIKGPRISVNMDYGLNEKMTAIHAKKKDTPNDLFFENYTYNADEHIETATNPWDGQKAYTYTPEGFLKTVKKGTETLAYSYDTSGNLLKKVNETGKLILDNKYGQGNRITSSIQYDAAAQKYKKVTYSFRPDGSLLQESISKAVDTVEAAATAAVEMEKEYNYASINLLIGITTKTNGKVTEKIEFTYDSENKRTSKKVTTDTSERTEFYYYDANGDLVSISQKSGIDQVENLLNFYRDASGQLLSFEYKGKIYDYVYNQRGDIVAITNELAEIIARYSYDEWGNLLKIDAPTDLGKTVANANPFRYVGKFGVQYDNNTKLYYMGWRDYDAKIGRYLVADEYEGEDTNPISFNRYLYAESDPVNNIDPDGYAPKWLKKVTKGVKKTAKAAYNFAIGDDIKTLTSKNTKWYQKAGAAISIASNFVPGGGVVSKVAKAAIKGTSMAVKAVKATKAVAKAVKVVKAPAKKVASVINIKPKTVPALSIKSTPRIQSTAPARVSSVTPQAKPKVSSSSQPSRGNPITRVNKNNDGERELLLKLDLQLFTSKGTGKTYQTYTKTNPKTGEVYTGRTSGTGTPLENIAKRDANHHMNKEGFGPAIRDKSSTNKDAIRGREQQLIDLNGGAKSTRGTSGNKINGISDSNPNKQKYIDAANKEW; this is encoded by the coding sequence ATGATTAGGAAAATATTCGTTTGTATTCTTGCCGTTTTATTAATCACAAGTTCAATTCATTTTGAAGGACTTGGACCATTTACTAGTAATAAAGTTGCGGCGAAAAAAGAGATTAATATTCCAAAAACAGTGGAAAAGGTTAGAGAACTAGAAGAGTTACGGGAGCCGAATACGAAAACGTTCATCAATTCGGATGGGACGTATACGAAAGAGATTTATACAGAAGATATCCACTTTGAGGAAGATGGCAAATTAGAAAACATCTCGAATACACCAGAACAGAATGATGAAGAGGACAAAGGCGATTTCAAATATAAAAATAAAGACAATCGCTTTAGTGTCAAGTTTGCTAAAGATACCGAGAAGAAGAATTTATATAAATTGAAGATGGCTGGAGAAACCATCAATGTTCAATTAGTAAATCCAAAATCAACTTCTGCTAAGAGCTCGAAAGGAATCATTACCTACGAAAATATTTTTGAGAATGTTGATTTTAAGTACAGCATAGGAAATTCCAATGTCAAAGAAGACATTTATTTAACAAAGAAAGATTCCGCACGAAAGTTTCAATTTCATATAAAAACAAGCCTTGAACCGAAAAAGGAAAATGGCTCCATCAATTTCTATAATAAAGAAAATCATGTTGCATGGGTCATGATCCCGCCTTTTATGGAGGACGCAAACGGTAAATATTCAGAAGACATCACAATGGATCTCAAGAAGAGCAAGAATGGCTATTTGGTCACCATCATTCCAGATTCAACTTTTCTGGATGAAGAGGATACTAAGTATCCTGTTCGGATTGACCCTAGTGTAAACATTGGAGGAACGAGTGCCACTACTCTGGATTCCTATGTAATGTCTATGTATTCAACAAATAACTATTATAACACTCCGGAATTACGAACAGGATATACTTCATCAACCGGAACAACAAGAACCTATATGGATTTTGCCCAATCCTTACCAAACTTAGCTGGTAAACTCTTAGTTAAAGCAGAACTAAAAGTATACAAATTGAATGATATTGGTTCTGTATCCCCAACCAGTCTTTATGCAAATCGGATCACCAGTCCTTGGGATAGCACAAAGGTCAGCTATCGTACTCAGCCTGGCATTGATACGTCTGTCTCTTATGGAAGTACCTCGGCAACAGGATCGGCCAGATGGCTTAGTCTGGATCTTACTAGTCTAGTAAACGGCTGGATGAAAGGAACATATTCCAATTATGGTGTTGTCCTTCGAAGTACATCAGAAGGATCGGCAGGATCCTATCAAAAGTATTACGCTTCTGAAAGTGCATCCGGTAAACCCTATCTGGCCATTACCTATTCCGATCCGCCGGGTGGCGTGAATGCGGTTCCCTATTCCTACAAAGACGGGACAGGGTATGTGGATCTATCCTGGTCTCCGATCGAAGGAGTAACAGGCTACAAGGTGCAACTATTTAATGGCCGGGGTTATGAATCGTTTAATGTCGGCAATACCACCTCGTGGACAACAAGAGGAAAAAAACTCTGGCCGAAAAGAGCCCAAATTGACAGTGGGCAATACGGATTAAGAACCGGAGGGGATGGTAGAGAGCTTCCGGAAAATCCAAATTATTTATATGTCAAGAGCGGCGGAGGTTATAATAATAGCACCAATTATTGGTTTAGGGTTACGGGATACAATGGGTATGGAGAAACCGATATTTGGGGCAATGGAGTAGTACCTGTCATACCGGATCAAACGAAACCAACGGCTCCGACTGCCGTGCAGGTAACGAATGACCGGATCAATGCCTTTACCATCGGCTGGCAGCCTGGCACCGATCTGGATGGTTCGGGAGTGGCCAAGTACCGCGTATTTATGGGTGACCAGCCTGGTGTTGCCAATATCGTTAGTGGACAGGAAACAACCAATCTTTACTATACCTACTCAGGATCCTTAACACCGAGAAAAACCTACTATGCCTGGGTACAAGCTATTGATAACAGTTCAAATATTAGTGATTATTCCGTACCGGCGGAGAAGATGGCGCGGAAAGAATTTGATGCCCAAATTGAAAGCTATTCCATTCCGTTGGAATCAAACATTGATCAGGCCGGAGCAGGGGAAAACCTGTGGTTTGATGTAAGAAACACAGGAACATGTTCGTGGACCAATGATCTAAATCTATCCCTATCGGTGACCAGTACAGCACCTGATGGCAGTGCCCCGACTGGTTTTGTCGGCTATTTGAACCCTGGAGAAGTGGTAAAGCCGAACGAAGTAAAGCGATTTACTGTCAATTGGAAACCGAAGACAGCGTTGATTGGTTCCTATAGCTTAAAAGCAGTAGTTGGGAAAGGTACCGATCCAACGTATATTAATCCGCCAGAAAATATAGTCAATCGCAGTATTACTGTGAAAGATGTCAAGCCGCCTACCGGGAAAATCACCATTAATGAAAATGCGGCATATACCACGAATAACAATGTCACAGTAAAAGTTTTTGACGTCTATGATAACGCCAGTGGCGATAAATTCGTCCAATTTGCCAATGGTCCAGAGAAGGCGGCACCTAGTGACCTGAAATTTTCCGAATTGATGCCCGTGCCACAATCGACACAACTATTTAATTGGGCACTCAAGGACCAAGATGGGACCCAATACGTCTATGCGAAATTTTCGGATAAAAGCGGCAATGTTTCTGACTTATTCTCTGATTCTATTATTCTTGATCGTACGCTTCCGGAAATAAAGCTGACAAATGTAGTGAATGGGGAGTATGTATCTGGAACGAAAAAAATCGCAGGGACGATTACCGATCAAGATTTAGCCTCGTATAAGCTGGAATACCGTAATAAGAGCGACCAAAATGCCGTCTGGAATCTTATTGCCGAAAAGAATACAGGAGTCACTGACACAACAGTGGCAGAGTGGGATACAGCATTGTTGCCAAAAGGAGAATATGAACTTCGGATTTCCGCAACCGATAAGGCAGGTCAAACAAACCTTGTTTCGAAATCGGTTTGGATCGATAAGCTGGATAAAAAATGGACGGGTTCGGAAGGGTATTATCCAACCTATCCTATCTCCCTGCTGGATGGGACAGGTTTTGTCAATCTCTATAATGGCAGCTTAAATATGCAGGAGGTCGACTTCTCCCTTCCAACAAGAGGTTTTACAGTCGCACTTGGCCGTACCTATGCCTCTAACCTTGAGGAAAAGGGACTTTTGGGTAAGGGCTGGTATGCAAATGTCGAAGAACATCTAGTAACCAGCACCAATTATGTTGATTACGTTGATCCGGATGGAACGGTTCATCGCTTTGATCGTCTGCCGGATGGAACCTTCACGACACCTGCGGGAACCAGCTACGTTCTTACCCTTTCGGATACAAAAGGATACGAGCTAACAGAACGAAATGGGAGTCTTTCAACCAAGGTATTTACAGTCAATGGAAAACTAGCCAAACTAATCGATACGAATGGAAACACGGTCGTCTATCAATATGACAATAATCTGCTCACGAAGGTCACATCATTAACGAAGTCCTACTCACTAAAGTATAATCCGGACAGCACAATAGAAAGTGCCACCTTCAGTACTGGAGAGAAAGTCAGCTATTCTTACAGTGATGGTTATTTAACTGATGCCAAGCTTTATACGAAAAGTGGAAAGTTGAGCAGCACCACTCATTATGACTATGAAAACGGGAAAATGAAGGATGTTGTTTCTGAAAATGGGTTAAAAGTAGAATTTGTGTTTAATGGCAATCGATTAATGCAAACGAAAACGAAGCGTTCCACTAGAGTAGTTGATGGCACCAAGAAGTATCCAATCAGAACATATGAAGCCATACTTGATACGCTTTCGTATAATCTGACAACGAATAAAATCTATGCCACGACTAATTCAATTAATGAGAATAAAACGAGTAAAAATTTAGCCAATACAGAATATGAGTTAAACAGTGAAGGGAACCTTTGGAAACAGAATATCATCCGCACCTTTGTGGAAAATGAGGACCCGGCTGCCGCCAACCAGGATCAAAACAATATCCTGATCACGACAGACTATGAGAAAAATCGAGTAAAAACCGCAACCGATGCTCAGGGCAACAAGACTACCTTTGAGTACGATAACTTTGGTAATGTCGTAAAACAGCTATTGCCAGCGGTCACAACAAATGGGTCAAAATCGACATATGCACTGGAAAACAAATACAATGAAAAAGGGCAAATCACTCATGCTTATAATACGCTTGGTCAAGCGAAACAATGGAAATATGACGCAAAAGGAAACGTCAGTCAGATTATCGATGAAGAAGGAAATAATCAATATTTTGATTACGACTCTTACGGAAATGTGACGAAAACCAAGAGTGATCGCGGACCATTGTATAGCTACATGCCTGACTACAGCATGGAAAATAAAACACTTATGGATTGGAAAGTACAAGGTGCTGCTTCCAAGGTTACGACACAAGCGAAATCAGGAAAGCAAAGTATCGAACTGGCACCTAATGGAATCCTGCAAACAGGCACTATTGCGATTAAAAAAGGACGATTACCTGTTCAAGCCACGCTAGAGAGTATCGCTCCTTCCGGAGCTGTTACATCAGAGGTCAAGCTGCAATTCTTAAAGGATGACACAATCGTCAAAGACTATACGGTTACTAATCCAATTACAACGAGTTGGAACAAATATCGGGTCAATGGGGCTGTGCCAACGGATGCCACGCACGTGCGCGTGCAAGTGACCAATAAAGGCAGCGCCAACCTGTATGTTGATGATCTTGTCTTAGAAGAATCGACACTTGAAACGAAATACGTATATGATAGTACGGGTGAAAATGTCAAAGAGAAGGTTGACCCGTATGGAAGTAAGACGAGTTACACATACAATGAGTATGGACAAGCATTGACGGAAACCAATGCGCTAAACCAAACTCAGTCTATTGTGTATGATGAGGAACAACGGATAAAGGAGAAAAAAGACCGGGTTGGCCGAATTAACAGCTTTGTTTATGATGACATGGGAAATGTCATTAAGGAGATAAATAGTCTTGGTCAAGAAACTACGTATGAATACAACGAGTGGGGTCAGCTAGTCTATAAAAAAATGCCTGCCGTAAAATTGACCACCTACAAGAATGAAACTGTTGATCAAGTGGAAGAAAAACAGGCCAAATTGTATACCGAATATGATGAATTAGGTCGAAAAGTAAAAGAAACAGATGAGAATGGTTATATCATCGCGCAAGAATTCGATGGCTATGGAAGAGTAGCAAGATCGATTGACCCGATGCAAAATCAGAAATATTTCGCGTATGATAAGAACGGCAATATCCTTCATACCATTGATTATGCAGCAAAGGACAGCCCTGATGGGCGGGACAAGCTTCTCATTGCAAAAGGGGAAATGTTTGCGACCTTTGATGAATGGAATCGTCAGGTAACGGAAACGGATAATACCGGAAACCGTAATGTACTAACGATGACCAATACCTATGATTCGGAAAACCATCTTGTTCATACAAAGGATGCCGAAGGAACGGAGTTCCACTATACCTTCAATGCACTTGATGAGAATATCTATTCGAAGGATAACTCTACTCCTACTGTGGAAACTTGGTCCTATTATGATGGGCTGGGAACTCCGGCCATTACCATTAGCGGCAGTACCATTGAGTTTGCCATTACGGATGCTAATGGGAATCAGCTTGAAACGGTTGATCATAAAGGTACTAAAACGAAATTTGAGTACAATGAAGTAGGGGACAAGGTAAAACAGACCAACCCTGACGGCACCACAACAGAATGGACATATAACCAAGAAGGGCAAATCCTTACTGAAACACAAAAAGTCGAGGAGAAGGATGGAAAGGAAACCTATCTTGTCACGAATTATGTGTACAATGATGCGGCGGAGGTTACGAAACAAACCGTAAAATCTAAAGTCTACGATAAAGAGACAAAGGAAACGTCTACGGCGGTCATAAAGGATACAGACCTAACCTATGACGAGTTAGGCCGATTAGTAAGAGAACTTTCCAACGTCTATCAAGATGGAGATCCCGCAACGCCTAAGAAATCGGATGTTCGTTTTCTATACGATTTAAATGGAAACCTAATTCGAAAATGGATTTATGATGAATCCTCCAAAACGGTTCTTAATCAGGGCGCAACAACCTATCCGTTTGTCCGTTCTGAAACCATCTATCAATACGATGCCAACAACCGGTTCACGTATGAGGAAAAGGTCGAGAACGGCATCGTCACAAGAAAGACCTACAAAGATGATGAAAATGCCGAAATGATTCAATCGGCGTTAGGAGTAACGACCGTTCAGTATAATGCCAATGATTTGGCGGAAAAAGTCATCACGCCAAGATCTGAGCCATACCAGTTCTCGTATACCGCTTCTGAGTCAATCAACATGATAAAGGGTCCGCGTATTTCAGTGAACATGGATTATGGTCTCAACGAAAAAATGACGGCCATCCATGCGAAGAAGAAGGATACACCAAACGACCTCTTCTTTGAGAATTACACGTACAACGCCGATGAGCATATTGAAACAGCGACTAACCCATGGGATGGTCAAAAGGCGTATACCTATACACCGGAAGGCTTCCTGAAGACCGTTAAAAAGGGAACAGAGACACTCGCCTATTCGTACGACACGAGTGGAAATCTCTTAAAAAAGGTCAATGAAACAGGTAAACTAATATTAGATAACAAATATGGCCAAGGCAACCGGATTACGTCTTCTATCCAGTACGATGCCGCGGCGCAAAAATATAAAAAGGTTACGTATTCGTTCCGTCCGGATGGTTCCTTGCTTCAAGAATCGATCAGTAAAGCAGTAGATACGGTGGAAGCTGCCGCAACTGCAGCAGTAGAAATGGAAAAAGAATATAACTATGCGTCCATCAACTTGCTTATAGGAATTACAACAAAAACAAACGGAAAAGTGACCGAAAAGATTGAATTCACTTATGATAGTGAAAACAAACGTACTTCGAAGAAGGTAACGACCGACACTAGTGAGCGGACGGAATTCTATTATTATGACGCCAACGGTGACCTGGTCAGCATCTCCCAGAAATCCGGCATTGATCAAGTAGAAAATCTACTGAATTTCTACCGTGACGCCAGCGGTCAGCTCTTAAGCTTTGAATATAAAGGCAAAATTTATGACTATGTCTACAATCAGCGCGGAGACATCGTTGCGATTACGAACGAGCTTGCGGAAATCATCGCCCGCTATTCGTACGATGAATGGGGGAACCTATTAAAAATTGATGCCCCAACGGATTTAGGCAAAACAGTCGCAAACGCCAATCCATTCCGCTATGTTGGAAAATTTGGTGTCCAGTATGACAATAACACCAAGCTCTACTACATGGGCTGGCGGGATTACGATGCCAAAATCGGCCGTTATTTAGTCGCAGATGAATACGAGGGAGAAGATACGAATCCAATCTCTTTCAATCGCTATTTATATGCAGAATCCGATCCCGTCAACAACATCGACCCGGACGGCTATGCGCCAAAATGGCTAAAAAAGGTGACAAAAGGTGTTAAAAAGACCGCCAAAGCAGCTTACAACTTTGCGATTGGCGATGACATCAAGACATTAACCAGCAAAAATACAAAATGGTACCAAAAGGCAGGGGCAGCCATTAGCATCGCCTCGAACTTTGTTCCAGGTGGAGGCGTTGTATCCAAGGTTGCGAAAGCCGCAATCAAGGGAACTTCGATGGCAGTGAAGGCAGTAAAAGCAACCAAGGCGGTTGCCAAAGCGGTCAAGGTTGTCAAGGCACCGGCGAAAAAAGTAGCTTCGGTGATTAATATAAAACCGAAGACCGTGCCAGCCCTGTCTATAAAAAGTACACCTAGAATTCAAAGTACCGCACCAGCTAGGGTTAGTTCGGTTACACCACAGGCGAAACCGAAGGTTTCTAGTTCTAGTCAGCCATCTCGAGGAAATCCAATAACTCGTGTAAATAAGAATAATGATGGTGAGAGGGAACTTTTATTAAAATTAGATTTGCAGTTATTTACTTCTAAGGGTACGGGAAAAACTTATCAGACATATACAAAAACTAATCCAAAAACTGGAGAAGTATACACTGGTAGAACAAGTGGTACAGGAACTCCTTTAGAAAATATCGCAAAGCGAGATGCTAATCACCATATGAATAAAGAAGGGTTTGGGCCTGCAATACGTGACAAATCCTCAACAAATAAAGATGCTATCCGTGGAAGAGAACAGCAACTTATTGACCTCAATGGTGGTGCAAAATCGACTCGTGGTACTTCTGGTAATAAAATTAATGGAATATCAGATAGTAACCCTAATAAACAAAAGTATATAGATGCAGCGAATAAGGAGTGGTAA